In Massilia antarctica, the following are encoded in one genomic region:
- the mutM gene encoding bifunctional DNA-formamidopyrimidine glycosylase/DNA-(apurinic or apyrimidinic site) lyase translates to MPELPEVEVTRRGVAPHIDGRIVDSVLTRREGLRWPFPPGLSDLLAGQRILHTGRRGKYLLIAFDHGTLIIHLGMSGHLRVLPPDTEVKKHDHFDLVVEGDAGRQVLRMNDPRRFGAVLWHPGDDGELDQHILLRGLGVEPLEAGFSGELLYRETRKRSAPIKQVLLAGDIVVGVGNIYACESLFRAGINPKTPAARIGRERYNRLAEAIRLILSEAIVQGGSTLRDFIAVNGQSGYFQQTYFVYDRAGVPCRNCGAEIRQIKQGQRSTFYCVNCQK, encoded by the coding sequence ATGCCTGAACTGCCCGAAGTCGAAGTCACCCGCCGCGGCGTCGCTCCCCATATCGATGGCCGCATCGTCGATAGCGTCTTGACGCGCAGGGAGGGCTTGCGCTGGCCGTTCCCGCCCGGCTTGTCCGATTTGCTGGCCGGGCAGCGCATCCTGCACACGGGACGGCGCGGCAAATACTTGCTCATCGCCTTCGATCATGGCACCCTGATCATCCATCTGGGCATGTCCGGCCACTTGCGCGTGTTGCCGCCGGACACAGAAGTGAAAAAACACGACCATTTCGACCTCGTGGTCGAGGGCGACGCGGGCCGCCAGGTGCTGCGCATGAACGATCCGCGCCGCTTCGGCGCCGTGCTGTGGCACCCGGGCGATGACGGCGAACTCGACCAACACATCCTGCTGCGTGGCCTCGGTGTCGAGCCGCTGGAAGCGGGTTTTTCGGGCGAATTACTGTACCGCGAAACGCGCAAGCGCTCGGCGCCCATCAAGCAAGTGTTGCTGGCGGGCGATATCGTGGTGGGCGTGGGCAATATCTACGCGTGCGAGAGCCTGTTTCGGGCAGGAATCAACCCGAAAACGCCGGCCGCGCGCATCGGCCGGGAACGCTACAACAGGCTGGCCGAGGCGATCCGCCTTATCCTTTCTGAGGCTATTGTGCAAGGAGGCAGCACTTTGCGTGACTTTATTGCTGTAAATGGGCAATCGGGCTATTTCCAACAGACATATTTCGTCTATGATCGTGCTGGAGTGCCTTGCCGCAACTGTGGGGCAGAGATTCGTCAGATCAAGCAGGGACAGCGGTCGACTTTTTATTGTGTAAATTGTCAAAAATGA
- a CDS encoding tetratricopeptide repeat protein, protein MKNAFVIVTLSGLLSACAVAPTPQAPAQAGASPDAQAEAPAPASAPASASEPLPPAAEVLAEGERTSAPDEPSPDLKLPHVALTKDMLYKLMKAELEFRSGVWQGPYMTMMGLAQQTRDPRLAQRAAEMAQTAQKGGEALAAIRLWRELAPDSEEAGQYYIAASVMADDLSEAGVLFAARLRDAAPANRGVAMYQIQQLLTRAKDKAAAGALLERLLAPYASMSEARVVLAQSAYSRGANAQALAHAQEALRLKPDSEIAVLTLAQVSGEQGEIAPLLAKFLAANPGSREVRAAYARILVTQKQYEPARKEFLALLKEQPDNPGTLYALGILSMQLSDPAAAETYLSGFITALDKNPGDERDPAKVLIMLSQLAEERGDFAAARAWLEKIEQEDAPVWFSAQLRSAQLMGKQGDLEGAKAFLAALKAEEPAQQVQVVLVQSQVLRDAGKIEQAYAVMEQGAARFPSNPDLLYDFALLAEKIGKVDVMEKNLRLVMQQEPDNHHAYNALGYSLAERNVRLDEALALIDKALKMAPADPFIMDSMGWVQYRLGNLNEAEAHLRRAYALRNDVEIAVHLGEVLWQKGLKSDAQQLWREARARDPKNDTLKSTLARLQLKL, encoded by the coding sequence TTGAAAAACGCTTTCGTCATTGTAACCCTGTCCGGACTGCTCTCGGCGTGCGCCGTGGCGCCAACGCCTCAAGCTCCCGCCCAGGCGGGCGCCTCGCCCGATGCCCAGGCGGAGGCCCCGGCGCCCGCCAGCGCGCCAGCCAGTGCGTCCGAACCCCTGCCGCCGGCTGCCGAGGTGCTCGCCGAAGGCGAACGCACGTCCGCGCCGGACGAGCCATCGCCGGACCTCAAGCTGCCGCACGTGGCCCTCACCAAGGACATGCTCTACAAGCTGATGAAGGCCGAGCTGGAATTTCGAAGCGGCGTCTGGCAGGGCCCGTACATGACCATGATGGGCCTGGCCCAGCAGACGCGCGACCCGCGCCTGGCGCAGCGCGCCGCCGAAATGGCCCAGACAGCCCAGAAGGGTGGCGAAGCGCTGGCCGCGATCCGCCTGTGGCGCGAACTGGCGCCCGATTCCGAAGAAGCCGGCCAGTATTACATCGCCGCCTCGGTCATGGCCGACGACCTGAGCGAGGCGGGCGTGCTGTTCGCCGCGCGCCTGCGCGACGCCGCGCCCGCCAACCGCGGCGTGGCCATGTACCAGATCCAGCAACTGCTCACCCGCGCCAAGGATAAGGCCGCCGCCGGCGCCCTGCTCGAACGCCTGCTGGCGCCCTACGCCTCCATGAGCGAAGCGCGCGTGGTGCTGGCGCAGTCGGCCTACTCGCGCGGCGCCAACGCGCAGGCGCTGGCCCATGCGCAGGAAGCGCTGCGCCTCAAGCCCGATTCAGAAATCGCCGTGCTGACCCTGGCCCAGGTCAGCGGCGAGCAGGGCGAGATCGCTCCCTTGCTGGCCAAATTCCTGGCCGCCAATCCGGGGTCGCGCGAAGTGCGCGCGGCCTACGCCCGCATCCTCGTCACGCAAAAACAGTACGAGCCGGCGCGCAAGGAGTTTCTGGCCCTTCTCAAGGAGCAGCCGGACAATCCGGGCACCCTGTACGCGCTCGGCATCCTGTCGATGCAGCTGTCCGACCCGGCCGCGGCCGAAACCTACCTGTCCGGCTTCATCACGGCGCTCGACAAGAACCCCGGCGACGAGCGCGATCCGGCCAAGGTGCTGATCATGCTCTCGCAGCTGGCCGAAGAGCGGGGCGACTTCGCCGCCGCGCGCGCGTGGCTGGAAAAAATCGAACAGGAAGACGCGCCCGTCTGGTTTTCGGCGCAGCTGCGCAGCGCCCAGCTGATGGGCAAGCAGGGCGACCTGGAAGGCGCGAAAGCCTTCCTCGCCGCCCTCAAGGCCGAGGAGCCCGCCCAGCAGGTGCAAGTGGTGCTGGTGCAAAGCCAGGTACTGCGCGACGCCGGCAAGATCGAGCAAGCCTACGCGGTGATGGAGCAGGGCGCGGCGCGCTTTCCGAGCAACCCCGATTTGCTGTACGACTTCGCGCTGCTGGCCGAAAAGATCGGCAAGGTCGACGTGATGGAAAAAAACCTGCGCCTGGTCATGCAGCAAGAGCCCGACAACCATCACGCCTATAACGCGCTGGGCTACTCGCTGGCCGAGCGCAATGTGCGCCTCGACGAAGCCCTGGCGCTGATCGACAAGGCCCTGAAAATGGCGCCGGCCGACCCCTTCATCATGGACAGCATGGGCTGGGTGCAGTACCGCCTTGGTAACCTGAACGAAGCCGAGGCCCATCTGCGCCGCGCCTACGCCCTGCGCAATGATGTCGAAATCGCCGTGCACCTGGGCGAAGTGCTGTGGCAAAAGGGCTTGAAATCCGATGCCCAGCAGCTGTGGCGCGAAGCGCGCGCCAGGGACCCCAAGAACGACACGCTCAAGAGTACGCTCGCGCGCCTGCAGCTCAAGCTGTGA
- a CDS encoding outer membrane lipoprotein LolB: MFKSKTRILALALTCTALLSACVTPANLSSAKVAAYREAIELSGRLTVNYQKDGQTETLTGKFSWNQAPDSVNVSLASPLGQTIATIKVTPDSATLTQGDRAPRVARDIDTLTAQTLGWSLPVSGLRDWLQGYASGADGQRFAASPAANTVTTADGWRLTFVSWQDPNAAKPVPKRIDVARAASATAEAMEIRIVIDQQG, translated from the coding sequence ATGTTCAAATCTAAAACCCGCATTCTTGCCTTGGCCTTGACCTGCACGGCGCTGCTGTCGGCCTGCGTCACCCCCGCCAACCTGTCGTCGGCCAAGGTGGCCGCCTACCGCGAAGCCATCGAGCTGAGTGGCCGCCTCACCGTGAACTACCAAAAAGACGGCCAGACCGAGACCCTGACCGGCAAATTTAGCTGGAACCAGGCGCCGGATTCGGTCAACGTCAGCCTGGCGTCGCCGCTGGGCCAGACCATCGCCACCATCAAGGTCACGCCCGATTCGGCCACCTTGACGCAGGGCGACCGCGCCCCGCGTGTGGCGCGCGACATCGATACCCTGACCGCGCAAACGCTCGGCTGGTCCTTGCCCGTGTCGGGCTTGCGCGACTGGCTGCAGGGTTACGCCAGCGGCGCCGACGGCCAGCGCTTCGCCGCCTCGCCCGCCGCCAACACGGTCACCACGGCCGATGGCTGGCGCCTGACCTTCGTGAGCTGGCAAGACCCGAACGCCGCCAAGCCGGTGCCCAAGCGCATCGACGTGGCCCGCGCGGCCAGCGCCACCGCGGAAGCGATGGAAATCCGCATCGTGATCGACCAGCAAGGCTGA
- the ispE gene encoding 4-(cytidine 5'-diphospho)-2-C-methyl-D-erythritol kinase, which translates to MRRTSLHDCPAPAKLNLFLHVNGRRADGYHLLQTVFQMVDHGDLLHFDLRADERIVRTTDVPGVPEQGDLIVRALLLLQAAYARRHGHPPQGIDVAIDKRLPMGGGLGGGSSDAATALMAANALWEAGFSREELMALALPLGADIPFFIFGQTAFAEGVGEALLPVEAPDCWYVVIEPGVAVPTAAIFCSEHLTRDTKPVRITDFSRHTMNRTDSTGFGKNDLQAVAVSLFPPVAQAIDWLSAHGDARMTGSGACVFCAFSSEAEADTVLQQVPGIWRAWKAKALMHHPLNTVLQVSAVIE; encoded by the coding sequence ATGCGCCGTACCTCCCTGCACGACTGTCCGGCCCCGGCCAAGCTCAATCTGTTCCTGCATGTGAACGGGCGCCGCGCCGATGGCTACCACCTGCTGCAAACCGTGTTCCAGATGGTGGACCATGGCGACCTGCTGCACTTCGACCTGCGGGCCGATGAACGCATCGTGCGCACCACCGACGTGCCCGGCGTGCCGGAGCAGGGCGACCTGATCGTACGCGCGCTGCTGCTGCTGCAAGCGGCCTATGCGCGCCGCCACGGCCATCCGCCACAAGGCATCGACGTGGCCATCGACAAGCGCCTGCCGATGGGTGGCGGGCTCGGTGGCGGCTCCTCGGACGCGGCCACGGCCCTGATGGCCGCCAACGCCTTGTGGGAGGCGGGCTTCTCGCGCGAAGAACTGATGGCGCTGGCCCTGCCGCTGGGCGCCGACATTCCGTTTTTCATCTTCGGCCAGACCGCTTTTGCCGAAGGCGTGGGCGAGGCTTTGCTGCCGGTGGAGGCCCCCGATTGCTGGTACGTCGTCATCGAACCAGGGGTCGCGGTCCCCACCGCAGCAATATTTTGCTCAGAGCATTTGACAAGGGACACGAAACCCGTCAGAATAACGGACTTTTCCAGGCACACCATGAATCGAACAGATTCAACTGGGTTCGGAAAAAATGATTTGCAAGCAGTGGCAGTGAGTTTGTTCCCGCCGGTAGCACAGGCGATCGACTGGCTCTCGGCTCACGGTGACGCCAGGATGACTGGCTCGGGAGCGTGTGTATTTTGCGCGTTTTCCAGCGAAGCGGAAGCCGACACGGTACTTCAACAAGTACCCGGCATCTGGAGAGCATGGAAAGCAAAAGCGCTGATGCATCATCCTCTCAACACGGTGTTGCAAGTTAGTGCGGTTATAGAATAG
- a CDS encoding ribose-phosphate pyrophosphokinase has protein sequence MAYENLMVFTGNANPALAEGVAKNLGIPLGKAVVSKFSDGEVMVEINENVRGKDVFVLQSTCAPTNDSLMEIILMVDALKRASAGRITAAIPYFGYARQDRRPRSARVAISAKVVANMLEKAGVERVLIMDLHADQIQGFFDIPVDNIYASPILLGDLQKRNYDDLLVVSPDVGGVVRARALAKRLGCDLAIIDKRRPKANVSEVMNIIGEVEGRNCVIMDDMVDTAGTLTKAAEVLKERGAKKVVAYCTHPVLSGPAIDRISASPLDELVVTDTIPLSAAGLACDKIRQLTCAPLLAETFKRISKGDSVMSLFID, from the coding sequence ATGGCTTACGAAAACCTGATGGTTTTTACCGGCAACGCTAACCCTGCGCTGGCAGAAGGGGTCGCAAAGAATCTGGGCATCCCTCTCGGCAAAGCAGTCGTCTCCAAGTTCTCGGATGGCGAAGTGATGGTCGAAATCAACGAGAATGTCCGCGGTAAAGACGTTTTTGTCCTGCAATCGACCTGCGCACCGACCAACGACAGCCTGATGGAAATCATCCTGATGGTCGACGCCTTGAAGCGCGCGTCCGCCGGCCGCATCACCGCGGCGATTCCTTATTTTGGTTATGCCCGCCAGGACCGCCGTCCGCGTTCGGCGCGCGTGGCCATCTCGGCCAAGGTGGTGGCCAACATGCTGGAAAAAGCCGGCGTCGAGAGGGTCCTGATCATGGACTTGCACGCCGACCAGATCCAGGGCTTCTTCGATATCCCGGTTGACAATATTTACGCATCCCCGATTCTGCTGGGCGACCTGCAAAAACGCAATTACGACGATCTGCTGGTGGTGTCCCCGGACGTCGGCGGCGTGGTGCGTGCGCGCGCCCTGGCAAAACGCCTCGGCTGCGACCTGGCCATCATCGACAAGCGCCGCCCGAAGGCGAACGTGTCGGAAGTGATGAACATCATCGGTGAAGTCGAAGGCCGTAACTGCGTCATCATGGATGACATGGTCGACACCGCCGGCACCCTGACCAAGGCCGCCGAAGTGTTGAAAGAGCGCGGCGCCAAGAAAGTGGTGGCGTATTGCACGCACCCGGTCCTGTCGGGCCCTGCGATCGACCGCATTTCGGCCTCGCCGCTGGACGAACTGGTGGTCACCGACACAATTCCCCTGTCGGCCGCCGGCCTGGCTTGCGACAAGATCCGCCAGCTGACCTGCGCACCGCTGCTTGCCGAAACGTTCAAGCGCATCAGCAAGGGCGATTCGGTGATGTCCTTGTTTATCGACTAA
- a CDS encoding 50S ribosomal protein L25/general stress protein Ctc: protein MKVIAFNRNLQGSGASRRLRIAGQTPGIIYGGAEAPVMIQLDGNALYHALKKEAFHGSVLEMEIDGKTQPVLLRDFQMHAFKQLVLHADFQRVDANSKLHKKIALHFVNADVSPAVKLHAAIISHVLQELEVSCLATDLPEFITVDLTNIDVGHSIHVADLVLPKGVVAITHGKNPTVATAAVPAGHVAADAAATAEVAPAAPAAKGKKK, encoded by the coding sequence ATGAAAGTTATCGCATTCAATCGCAATCTGCAGGGGTCCGGAGCGAGCCGCCGCCTGCGTATCGCTGGTCAAACCCCAGGTATCATCTACGGTGGCGCTGAAGCCCCTGTCATGATCCAACTGGACGGCAACGCTCTGTACCACGCACTGAAAAAAGAAGCGTTCCACGGTTCGGTCCTGGAAATGGAAATCGACGGCAAGACCCAGCCAGTGCTGCTGCGCGACTTCCAGATGCACGCATTTAAGCAATTGGTCCTGCACGCTGACTTCCAGCGCGTCGATGCCAACAGCAAGCTGCACAAGAAAATCGCCCTGCACTTCGTGAACGCTGACGTGTCGCCAGCAGTCAAGCTGCACGCCGCCATCATTTCGCACGTGCTGCAAGAGTTGGAAGTGTCGTGCCTGGCAACCGATCTGCCAGAGTTCATCACGGTTGACCTGACCAACATCGACGTCGGTCACTCGATCCACGTTGCTGACCTGGTCCTGCCAAAAGGCGTGGTCGCGATCACCCACGGCAAGAACCCAACCGTTGCTACCGCTGCTGTGCCAGCTGGCCACGTTGCCGCTGACGCTGCCGCTACCGCTGAAGTGGCGCCTGCCGCTCCAGCCGCCAAAGGCAAAAAGAAGTAA